In Dehalococcoidales bacterium, the sequence AAAGTCGGCGGTAAAAGCGGCACGGGAAAAGGGGATGAAGGTGGGGGCGTTAAGGCTTATCTCCCTCTGGCCTTTCCCCGACGAGCTTTTCAAGAGAAAAGCCACCTACCTTTCCGTAGAGTTGAACTATGACGGCCAGCTGGTGCGCGAGATACAGAGGGCCTGCCCCAAGGACAGTCAAGTCCATTTTCTGGGACAGTGTGGGGAGCTGCCGAAAATCCATGACCTCCTGGAGGTCTTTCAGGCGTTGCTCGACGGCAAAACAATATCCGCGATTGAATGGGAAAGGGAGGCTTGGTGATGGACTACTTAGCCGAGAAGTATTTTAGAGTAAGAAAGACTCCCAGTACCGCCTGCAGCGGCTGCGGTCTGGGTCAAGCACAGAAGATGCTGGCCAAGGCGATTGATGACCTGGAATTGCCGATAGAAGACGTCATCTGGGCGACCTCTATCGGCTGCTCCGGAAGACAGACCTTCGCTATGTGGAAGGGGGACGGGGTGGCGGCGACCCACGGTCGACTTTACGCCATGGTCAGCGGGTTGAGTCTGTCGCTGCCTCCGGAGAAGAAGATTGTCTGTACCGTTGGTGATGGCGATGCCTTTGGCATCGGCTTACAGCACCTGCTCAACGCCGCCCGGCGCAACGTGGATATCACCGTCGTCGTCTGTGACAACCTGGGCTACCAGTCAACCGGCGGGCAGTATTCCTGGATGACGCCGGAAGGCTCCGTTACTGACAGCAGCCCCTACGGAATGTACGAGCCGAACTGGATTCAGGATGGCCGTGATATTCTGAACATTATCCGGGAGGCGGGGGCTACCTTTTTGGCCCGGCACATGAGCATGGACGGCGAGTTCGGGGTAGACAGTATGCGGCAGGCGTTGCAGAACAGGGGTTTCTCCCTGGTGCATGTGGTCTTCCCCTGCATTACCAACTACGCCAGCACCGCCCTGGGGTCACGGAATACCCTTAACATGTTTCGCTGGATGAAAAGCCGGGCACGGCGTCTTGACGAGACTCCCGATGAGAACACTATCTGGAGGACGGGGATTTATCATGACGCCAGCAACACCCGGCCGGACTACGCCAGCGCCGTCAGGGAAAAAATGAGGGGACTGGCGGGAGAAAGGGCAGGTAGCGCATGAAAGAGAGAACGGAAATACTGATCAGCGGCTTCGGCGGGCAGGGCATTGTCAGACTGGGGCAAATCTTCGGGCTGGCGGCGGTGAAACAGGACTACCGCGTTGCCATGCTCAAAAGTCACGGTACCGAGCAGAGGGGCGGCTACGTGCGCGCCCAGGTAATTGTCTCCCGGGAAGCGATTGACAGCCCGATAATAGAGGACCCGGACTATTTCTGCGCCATGTCGACTCCCGCCTACAACCGGCATGTTGACCTGGTCAGCCACGGAGTTATTTTTTACGACCCGAGCAGCACCGTGATTGACGGGGAGAAGGAAAAGAAGATAACTCACTATTCGGTGGCGGCCCGGGATTTAGCCATTGAGAAACTAGGCCAGCCGATTTATACCAACAGCATCATGCTCGGGGCGATGGCCGGGAAGATTGATATCTTCGATAAAGAGATTGTTCTCTCCGCCATGCTCGATGTCATGCCCCGCTTCAAGGAAGAAAACACCACGGCCTTTCAAATAGGCTACGAGTTACTGGCTGCCCTAGACTAATTGACCGGGGATACAGGGGGATATTCCTGATGCGTACAATTCGAGATATTATTGACCGGCAAGCGGAGCGGCAGCCGGATAACCTTTTTCTTATTGCCCCTGAAGCCGGACTGGAGCTGACCTACCGGCAGCTTCGGGAATATTCACAGTCCTTGGGGAAGCACCTGCTGAAGATGGGTCTGGGCAAGGGGGATAAGGTCTCCTACCTGCTACACAACGGGTATCAGACCGCCCGGCTTTTTCTGGGGGTGATGTACTCCGGGCTGGTCGTTTCCCCGCTTAATCTGCTGGCGCAGATGTCCCACCTGGAGTATGTACTGGCGCACTCTGATACCAGGATTGTTTTTACTACCGAAGACGAGCGGGAAAAATTGGAGTCGATACTGCAGAAAATGCCCCGGCCCCCGCTCCTTTTTGTTATTGATATTGATGGAGAGGCTGTTTTCCCGGCAGAAGACCTGAGCGGAATCAACCTGCCCAAAGTAGATGAAGATGACCCCGCCCTGCTGCTCTATACCTCGGGCACTACCGGTCTGCCTAAGGGGGTGGTGCTGACCCAAAAGAATGTGGTGGCCGGCGGTGAGTATACGGCTCTGGCGCACTGCTTGACCGAGCATGATCGTGCGCTCTGTTCTCTGCCTCTGTACCACATTAATGGACAGATAGTCACTACCGTGGCCCCGGTGGTCAGCGGCGGCAGTGTGGTCATGCCCTACCGGTTCCACACCAGCAATTTCTGGGAGCTTATCAGCCAGTACCGGTGTACCTGGTTCAGCGTGGTGCCGACGATTATGTCCTACCTGCTGGATGCTACTGACCCTTATGCCGATGGGAAAAATCCTGGTTTGGAGCGGGTCAGGTTCGGGCGTTCAGCCTCAGCGCCTTTGCCGCCGCAGTTGCAGAAAGATTTTGAGCTCAAATTCAGGGTGCCCATTATTCAAACGATGGGCTTGACGGAAACGGCGGCGCCGGTCTTTTCAAATCCGCTTGATCCGGAAAAAGGGAAATACGGTTCGCCGGGGGTTCCGGTGGGTAATGAGGCCAGGGTAATCAATTTGCAGGATGGCAGTGAGCTTCCTCCCGGGCAGATAGGCGAGATAGTGGTGCGGGGGGATAATGTTATGAATGAGTACTACAAGGCACCAGGTATTACTGCCAGCGCCCTGGTCAACGGCTGGCTGCATACCGGAGACCTGGGCTACCGGGATGAAGACGGCTTCTTCTTCATTACCGGTCGACTCAAGGAGTTGATAATCAAGGGGGGAGAGAACATCGCCCCCGCGGAGATAGACGCGGTACTGTACCAGCACCCATGCGTCCTCGAGGCGGCTACGGTGGGTGTTGATGATGACCGGTACGGGCAGGAGATAGAAGCCTTTATCGTCCTGAAACCGGGTAAACAGGCTACCGAGAAAGAGATACTCGATTTGTGTCTGCAGGAGCTGGGCAGGTTCAAAACACCCCGGCGGATTTCATTCGTCGAGTCCTTGCCCAAGGGCCCGTCAGGCAAGATACAGCGGCTCAAGCTGCTGGAGAAATAATAGCTCCGGTGTCAGACCGGGTCTTTGCTCAGTGATCCCCTCTCATTTTCCATGACGGACCGCCCGCTAAGATTGAATTTTTCGGCGACCTTCCGGAAACCGGTCAGGGAACCTTCCAGTATCCTGTCATCAACGCAGTATGATATCCGGAAATACCCCGGTGTCCCGAAGCCGATGCCGGGAACAGTCAGTACATTCCACTGTTTAAGCTCATCGACAAAGGCGACCTCATCCGGTAGCGGTGATTCAGGGAACATGTAGAAAGCGCCCTGGGGTTTTGTTACCGAGTAACCGAACTCGATAAGGTGCTGGTACAAGAAATCCCGCTTCTTCTGGTACTCGGCGATAGAAACGGTCACATTCTGGAGAGGGGTTACCAGGCGCTGCAACAGGGCCGGGGCATTGATAAAACCCAGCGTCCGGGTGCAGAAGATGAACCCGTTGATCAGGTCATCATGGTGGCGGCATTCG encodes:
- a CDS encoding thiamine pyrophosphate-dependent enzyme: MDYLAEKYFRVRKTPSTACSGCGLGQAQKMLAKAIDDLELPIEDVIWATSIGCSGRQTFAMWKGDGVAATHGRLYAMVSGLSLSLPPEKKIVCTVGDGDAFGIGLQHLLNAARRNVDITVVVCDNLGYQSTGGQYSWMTPEGSVTDSSPYGMYEPNWIQDGRDILNIIREAGATFLARHMSMDGEFGVDSMRQALQNRGFSLVHVVFPCITNYASTALGSRNTLNMFRWMKSRARRLDETPDENTIWRTGIYHDASNTRPDYASAVREKMRGLAGERAGSA
- a CDS encoding 2-oxoacid:acceptor oxidoreductase family protein, with the protein product MKERTEILISGFGGQGIVRLGQIFGLAAVKQDYRVAMLKSHGTEQRGGYVRAQVIVSREAIDSPIIEDPDYFCAMSTPAYNRHVDLVSHGVIFYDPSSTVIDGEKEKKITHYSVAARDLAIEKLGQPIYTNSIMLGAMAGKIDIFDKEIVLSAMLDVMPRFKEENTTAFQIGYELLAALD
- a CDS encoding AMP-binding protein, with the translated sequence MRTIRDIIDRQAERQPDNLFLIAPEAGLELTYRQLREYSQSLGKHLLKMGLGKGDKVSYLLHNGYQTARLFLGVMYSGLVVSPLNLLAQMSHLEYVLAHSDTRIVFTTEDEREKLESILQKMPRPPLLFVIDIDGEAVFPAEDLSGINLPKVDEDDPALLLYTSGTTGLPKGVVLTQKNVVAGGEYTALAHCLTEHDRALCSLPLYHINGQIVTTVAPVVSGGSVVMPYRFHTSNFWELISQYRCTWFSVVPTIMSYLLDATDPYADGKNPGLERVRFGRSASAPLPPQLQKDFELKFRVPIIQTMGLTETAAPVFSNPLDPEKGKYGSPGVPVGNEARVINLQDGSELPPGQIGEIVVRGDNVMNEYYKAPGITASALVNGWLHTGDLGYRDEDGFFFITGRLKELIIKGGENIAPAEIDAVLYQHPCVLEAATVGVDDDRYGQEIEAFIVLKPGKQATEKEILDLCLQELGRFKTPRRISFVESLPKGPSGKIQRLKLLEK